GGACGCTCGAGTTCATCGATTCGGCAGTCTCGGTCGCATGAGCCTCGACGGTCATTGCGATCGCGGTTTGGATTCTGTGCGGACCGCCGAGCTTCGGAGCGAGCCTGGCCGGCGGCACGGTGAACGACTCGTCGGACATTCAGATCGCCATGCGCTGGGTTCAGCCGATAGTGGGACAAGCCATTGTCGAAGATACGTTGTTCACGCAGCGATACGGGCGGCGTTTCGCCAGCACGACGCTCTCGACGAACGTGAGGTCGCGGGGCGCCCATCGGGCCGACCTCAGTGCGGGGCTGGCTTCCCAGTGGGTCATGGGTCGGGTGATCGTCGCGTTGACGAGGCAAGAGCTTCGCGACGACACGCCGGCGGAGGTTCAGTTTCAGGAGAAGGTCAATCGTCGAATCATCGCCATCGCCAGAGCGGTGGGCGCGAACCTGGACCACGACGCGACACCCGGCTCTCAGGTCGTTCTCGGCAGATCGGTGTGATCCTTCCCGGCTGCAGCCGAGCGATCCGGCGATCGCTCGATTCCATCTCGGATTTTGAATCGGAAGGGAACGGATACTATGTCCTGGCTGGTTGTGTTTATATCGTACCTACTGCCCGTTGTCCTGCTGCACTGCTGTTGGCTGCTGAAGGAATCCAACGGTCGTCGAGGCTGAGGGCGGCCCCGGTTCGGCATCAAACCTCTGGACGGGAGAACACGGGATGCTGAAAGTCTCTATCCATCAGGATGCGACAAGGACGACCCTGGAGCTGGCCGGCCGGCTGGCGGGGCCGTGGGTGGAGGAGCTGAAACGGTGCTGGGCCCAGATCGAGCCCTCGCGCGCAGGCCAGGTCTCGGTCGATCTCAAGGACGTCACCTTCATCGATGAAGACGGCAAGGCGCTGCTTCTCGACCTCTGGCGGAAAGGCGCCGTGTTGCAGGCGGCCGGTTGTCTGACCCGGTGCATCGTGGAGGAGATCACGCGAGGGGGACGGACCGGCTGTTCGATGCAAGGTCCCGAACCGAATACGTGAGAGCAGGAGGCATCCATGTCGTGGTCGGTCCTCTATATGACGATCGTCTTTCCCCTGCTCCTAGTCGCGCTGCTGGCGATCGACCTTGTTGGGCAGGCACGGAAATCGGTACAATCACCGGGCTCGCGAACGAACCGTTTGCCTCGTCGACTGACACAGCGGGGCAACCAGAGGATAGCGCCATGACGTTCCTCACCGGATCGCTGAGACTGGCCGCCGTCGTTCTGGCGGGAATGGCCGCCGCGGGCTTGCACGGCTGCAAGGAAGACGCCGCCTCGACGCCGCCTCGTCCGATTCCCGAGGTCCAGGTCGTCACGGTCACCACCCAACCCGTACCGGACGAACCGGAATTCATCGGCCAGGCCGAATCCTCCCGGCCTGTCGAAATCCGCTCCCAAGTCACCGGCATTCTGAAAGAGCGGTTCTTTCAGGAAGGCCGCGACGTCAAGAAAGGCGACCGTCTCTATCAGATCGATCCCGTTCCATTCCAGGCGGCGATGCTCAGCGCCAAAGCGAAAGTCGCGCAGGCCGAAGCGCGGCTGGTGCAGGCCAAGCAGAACCTGGCCCGCGTCAAGCCGCTGTTGGCGGAACAGGCCGTGAGCCAGAAAGACGTTGATGACGCGGTGGCCGAAGAGCTGGCGGCGAAGGCGGCGCTCGAAGCGGCCAGGGGCGATTTGGTGAAGGCGAAGTTCGATCTCGACAATACGCTCATTGTTGCGCCGATCGACGGGCTGATCGAGCGGACCAGGGTCTACGAAGGACGATTGATTTCCGCCCAGACCGATCTCCTGACGATCATCCATCAGGTGGACCCCATGTATGTAATCGTCAATGCGCCGGAAAGCTTTTTGCTGAAGCGGCGCCGCGACATCGAGGCGAAACGGATCAAAGATCCGGGGCTGCGCGAGCTGCGCGCCACGCTCATCTTCCTCGACGGGTCCGTCTATGCGCATGAGGGCGCTCTGGACCTGCTGGACCCGGCCCTCAGAACCGAAACCGGGTCCCGGCCGGTCCGCGTCGTCTTCCCGAATCCCGACCGTGTGCTGCTGCCCGGGCAGTTCGTCACGGTCCGCTTCCTGGGCGCCGTGAAGACCGACGCGGTCCTGGTCCCGCAGCGCGCGGTTCAGCAAGGGCCGACCGGATCGGTGGTGTTCGTCGTCGGCGAGGGGAACATCGCCCAGCCCCGCGAAGTCAGGGCCGCGAGTTGGCAGGGCAACCAGTGGCTGATCGAGGAGGGTCTGAAGCCCGGCGACCGGATCATCGTGGACGGGATCCAACGGGTCACACCCGGCGAGCCGGTCCGGCCGGTCCCGATAAGCGAAAACGGCGAGACTCCGCCCGCTCCGGGCGGAGCGCCGGGGAAGCCCGAGAACGGCAAGGAGCGGGCCACGTGAGCGTGAACTTCTTCATCGAGCGACCGATCTTCTCGGCCGTCCTCTCCATGATCATCGTGGTCGTGGGTTTGGTGGCGATGCTCACCCTTCCCATCGCCCAGTTCCCCGACATCGCCCCGCCCGTCGTTCAGATCGACGCCGACTATCCCGGCGCGAGCGCGGAGGTCGCGGCGGAGTCCGTCGCGCGCCCGATCGAGCTGCAGCTTCCGGGAATCGACAACCTGCTCTATTACGACTCCACGAGCACGAACGACGGTCACGTGACCATCAAGCTTTCGTTCGAGATCGGGACGGACGTGGACATCGCGCAGGTTCAGACGCAGAACCGCGTCAAGCTCGCCGAACCGCAGATTCCGACGGAGGTCATGCGTCGGGGCATTTCGATCAAGAAAACCTCGCCCGACCTCCTGCAGGTCGTCACGATCGAGTCGCAGGACCCGCGCTACGACCAGTTCTTCCTGTCGAACTTCGCGATCCTGCGCGTCCTCGACGACATCAAGCGGCTCAAGGGGGTGGGCGACGCCTTCGTCTTCGGCGGGCAGGACTACAGCATGCGGATCATCATGGATCCGATCCGCATGGCGCAACTCAGCCTCACGCCGACCGACGTGATCAATACGATCCGGGAACAGAACCGGGACTTCCCGGCCGGCATGGTCGGCCGCGAGCCCGCGCCCCCCGGAACCCAGTTGACGATTCCGGTGATCACCCGAGGCCGTCTCACGGAGGCGTCGGAATTCGAGGAGTTGATCGTCCGCGCCCTGCCTGACGGCTCCACGGTCCGGCTCAAAGACATCGCGCGGGTGGAGCTGGGTCCCCAATCCTACGACCTCGAGGGCCGGTTCAAGGGCCGGCCGACCACCTTTCTGATCACCTTCCTGGCGCCCGGGGCGAACGCGCTCGAAACGGCCCAACGCATCCGCGCCAAAATGGCGGAGCTGAGCAAGATCTTCCCAGCCGGCGTGCACTACGACATTCCCTATGACACGACCCGCTTCATCGACGTCTCGATCAAGGAGGTCGTCAAGACGCTGTTCGAAGCGCTGGTGCTGGTCATCCTGGTCGTGTACCTCTTCCTGCAGTCCTGGCGGACCACGATCATCCCGGCCGTCGCGGTTCCGGTGTCCCTCATCGGCGCCTTCGCCGGCATGGCGGCGCTCGGTTTCTCGATCAACACGGTGACGCTGTTCGGTCTGGTGCTCGCGATCGGCATCGTCGTGGACGACGCGATCGTGGTCGTGGAAAACGTCGCGCGGCACATGCGCGAGGAGTGCTGCTCCTCCAAAGAAGCGGCGAAACGGGCCATGGCAGAAGTGACGGCGCCGGTCATCGCGATCGTGCTGGTCCTTTGCGCGGTCTTCGTGCCGGTCGGCTTCCTCGGAGGCATCACCGGGCAGCTCTACCAGCAGTTTGCCATCACGATCGCGATCTCGGTCGTCATCTCCGGCCTGGTCGCATTGACGCTGAGTCCCGCGCTCGCCGCCGTGTTGTTCACGCCCGGCACGGTGGAGTCTCCGAACCGCTTCTTCGTCGCGTTCAATCGCCTCTTCGACTGGACGCGCGACCGGTACCTGGGAGGCGTCGGACGGGTGCTGGGACGCATGGGGCTGGCCTTCACCGTGTTCGGGGTGCTCGTCGTGGTGTCACTCGGCCTGATCCGGACGCTGCCGCAAGGCTTCCTGCCTGAAGAGGACCAGGGATATTTCATCACGATCGTCCAGCTTCCGGACGGCGCGTCCAAACAGCGCACCCGCGAGGTGGTCGGCAAGCTCGAACGCTTTT
The nucleotide sequence above comes from Nitrospirota bacterium. Encoded proteins:
- a CDS encoding efflux RND transporter periplasmic adaptor subunit; amino-acid sequence: MTFLTGSLRLAAVVLAGMAAAGLHGCKEDAASTPPRPIPEVQVVTVTTQPVPDEPEFIGQAESSRPVEIRSQVTGILKERFFQEGRDVKKGDRLYQIDPVPFQAAMLSAKAKVAQAEARLVQAKQNLARVKPLLAEQAVSQKDVDDAVAEELAAKAALEAARGDLVKAKFDLDNTLIVAPIDGLIERTRVYEGRLISAQTDLLTIIHQVDPMYVIVNAPESFLLKRRRDIEAKRIKDPGLRELRATLIFLDGSVYAHEGALDLLDPALRTETGSRPVRVVFPNPDRVLLPGQFVTVRFLGAVKTDAVLVPQRAVQQGPTGSVVFVVGEGNIAQPREVRAASWQGNQWLIEEGLKPGDRIIVDGIQRVTPGEPVRPVPISENGETPPAPGGAPGKPENGKERAT
- a CDS encoding multidrug efflux RND transporter permease subunit, which produces MSVNFFIERPIFSAVLSMIIVVVGLVAMLTLPIAQFPDIAPPVVQIDADYPGASAEVAAESVARPIELQLPGIDNLLYYDSTSTNDGHVTIKLSFEIGTDVDIAQVQTQNRVKLAEPQIPTEVMRRGISIKKTSPDLLQVVTIESQDPRYDQFFLSNFAILRVLDDIKRLKGVGDAFVFGGQDYSMRIIMDPIRMAQLSLTPTDVINTIREQNRDFPAGMVGREPAPPGTQLTIPVITRGRLTEASEFEELIVRALPDGSTVRLKDIARVELGPQSYDLEGRFKGRPTTFLITFLAPGANALETAQRIRAKMAELSKIFPAGVHYDIPYDTTRFIDVSIKEVVKTLFEALVLVILVVYLFLQSWRTTIIPAVAVPVSLIGAFAGMAALGFSINTVTLFGLVLAIGIVVDDAIVVVENVARHMREECCSSKEAAKRAMAEVTAPVIAIVLVLCAVFVPVGFLGGITGQLYQQFAITIAISVVISGLVALTLSPALAAVLFTPGTVESPNRFFVAFNRLFDWTRDRYLGGVGRVLGRMGLAFTVFGVLVVVSLGLIRTLPQGFLPEEDQGYFITIVQLPDGASKQRTREVVGKLERFYLSIPAIHSTDALIGQNFVFGTRGGNAATIFTPLSHWDTRSGPEGHVKTLIGRAFGEFAKIPEALILAFNAPSIRGLGATGGFSAQIQDPAGGDFNKFAAVAQQFIAKARQDPAIGAIGTSFRVGSPRLYAEINRERAKALGVPISEVFDTLQAFWGNFYVNDFIKFGRVYRVFTDAEPQYRAKPEDLSKIYVRAQGPQGVNMIPLDTVVSTEYRSGPDPVTHFNGYNTVLVLGAAAPGYSSGQALAALERVGQEVLVPQGYALDWSGISYQEAKAGSQSVLAFGFGLLMVFLVLAAQFESWAVPFAVILAVPFGVFGALSAVWVRGMTNDIYVQIGLVTLIGLAAKNAILIVEFANHRYLNGHPLMRAAMEAARLRFRPIVMTSMAFIGGVLPLVVATGAGAASRQSIGTGVLGGMLAATFLATFFVPLFYVAVRRMIPGRPAKPSGPREPIESFEEPEPVGAREEV